One Tiliqua scincoides isolate rTilSci1 chromosome 9, rTilSci1.hap2, whole genome shotgun sequence DNA segment encodes these proteins:
- the CCDC30 gene encoding coiled-coil domain-containing protein 30 isoform X3, whose product MHGLGKAAALEPNPLHVFSEVCPILVNGAYSQEDARFEDIQQQLKEEGGDPTASAKEQLCFVWELFLRSQAKLHSTTGELEELRKQQAAEMREVENYVGHVRTLTEARDALALEFEKENQQLRMEFMQLQLQHESQQKEVEEMLEQEGLVDVAHSSPSEQVAYLLVERSTLLERLEGLEQKLDSPGCLEKLCASQLQSHADELARECTLCKQAEQDLDEAAQRLHVAHREIQRLIVELDTQKKEQSKLAPPVAETLREEMNKVKDNETSELQEARERNIRLDKEVLALHHRVHCLDYERKMLLVQVNKLRDKIPKDQTPEGEPQCLLAETDVAEEQAFGSLQEKNEAEGAEATGVLNEAVSDRERDAAIHKRCHQVIESVKCQNAQLLHKLHKLQQEHEDLVERNEELESLLGETQNQAREEHEQFECAIDGLQRKVCCLEAELQKAQKMKTDMRDESQDCQEVLKTHQEKVEFLERKLSEETEWRKQLMQDLEAMQKTLKGEKKELHNSRLELLRLNGELQMLQKAAEDRDFLNETLEKLQQENLLLEAKVSELSQEYEQLSQLVAGQTQPDQRLETSGRTCPELVAKEKIWEDQLRGLGEEKEQLCVKLLESQKKMEEWVMQVKRSHEERQLLHKENDQLRKDLRALRNQLSNATILGTKQEAGCVGKPLLKPQAPAGDMGSEVNQEKRPPKEDSPCTKETYPFGDRLLQEQRQQDLQQLRQDFRRVQTLCNSAEKELRYEREKNLELTKHTALLQQENTTVKAEWRQAQVKLSESNKECASLTSQCEQSHQKVRELELELLKHSQALKQRSGLQEKLSLEKTRAAEAESRVLELQCKLKECCHRLRLSEIQILEQKQLEEYIKQARENEEKAEQQFQEEQRKSKLLDQQVEELQQQLRHAFEKEAQMTELQVQCQQQRTQLQVLEEEKKTLSNEHLHCQKYSQKLSEQRLALQQEKDALCEEFRRILEQMDVSIRHAPFHMVYKVLLLP is encoded by the exons ATGCATGGCCTGGGCAaggctgcagccttagagcctaatcctctgcatgtcttctcagaagtatgccccattctagtcaatggggcttactcccag GAGGATGCACGTTTTGAAGACATACAGCAGCAGCTAAAGGAAGAAGGGGGTGATCctactgcttctgccaaggagcAGCTCTGTTTTGTCTGGGAACTGTTCCTGCGCAGTCAAGCTAAGTTGCATTCCACCACTGGTGAATTAGAGGAGCTCAGAAAACAACAAGCAGCAGAGATGAGAGAG GTGGAAAACTACGTGGGCCACGTCCGGACCTTGACAGAGGCACGGGATGCCCTCGCTCTGGAATTTGAGAAGGAAAACCAGCAACTGAGAATGGAATTCATGCAACTGCAGCTCCAGCATG AATCCCAGCAGAAGGAAGTGGAGGAGATGCTGGAGCAGGAAGGCTTGGTGGATGTTGCCCACAGCAGTCCCAGTGAACAGGTGGCTTATTTGTTGGTTGAAAGAAGCACCTTGCTGGAGAGGCTTGAGGGACTCGAGCAAAAGCTGGATTCCCCTGGCTGCCTGGAGAAACTATGTGCATCTCAGCTCCAG TCTCATGCTGATGAGCTGGCAAGAGAGTGCACTTTGTGCAAGCAGGCTGAGCAAGATCTGGACGAAGCTGcccagaggctgcatgtggctcatAGGGAGATCCAGAGGCTGATTGTGGAGCTGGACACACAGAAGAAAGAGCAAAGCAAACTGG CTCCACCAGTGGCTGAGACCTTAAGAGAAGAAATGAACAAAGTAAAAGACAACG AAACGTCTGAGTTACAGGAGGCCAGAGAGCGGAACATCCGGCTGGACAAAGAAGTTCTGGCCCTGCACCATAGAGTCCACTGTCTAGACTATGAGAGAAAAATGCTTTTGGTGCAG GTGAACAAGCTCAGAGACAAGATCCCCAAGGATCAGACTCCCGAGGGGGAGCCACAGTGCTTGCTAGCTGAAACAGATGTTGCCGAAGAACAGGCATTCGGCTCATTGCAG GAGAAAAATGAGGCTGAGGGAGCTGAAGCGACTGGTGTTTTGAACGAAGCTGTTTCAGATCGCGAAAGGGATGCAGCGATTCATAAAAG GTGCCACCAAGTCATCGAAAGTGTGAAGTGCCAGAATGCCCAGCTCCTGCACAAGCTTCACAAGCTGCAGCAGGAGCACGAGGACCTGGTGGAGCGGAACGAAGAGTTGGAGTCACTCCTGGGAGAGACACAGAACCAGGCCAGGGAAGAGCACGAGCAGTTTGAGTGTGCCATTGATGGTCTGCAGAGAAAG GTCTGCTGTTTGGAAGCAGAGTTGCAAAAAGCACAGAAGATGAAAACTGACATGAGAGATGAATCACAGGATTGCCAAGAG GTGCTGAAAACACACCAAGAGAAGGTAGAATTTCTGGAACGCAAATTGTCGGAGGAGACTGAGTGGAGGAAGCAGTTGATGCAGGACCTTGAAGCAATGCAGAAAACACTGAAAGGCGAAAAGAAG GAGCTGCACAACTCCAGACTGGAACTTCTGAGGCTTAATGGCGAACTCCAGATGCTTCAGAAAGCAGCAGAGGATCGAGATTTTCTTAATGAAACACTGGAGAAACTGCAGCAAGAGAACTTGTTACTGGAAGCGAAG GTATCAGAGCTTTCCCAAGAGTATGAGCAGCTGAGCCAGCTTGTTGCAGGGCAGACACAGCCAGACCAAAGACTTGAGACAAGCGGAAGGACCTGCCCTGAGCTGGTGGCCAAAGAGAAGATATGGGAAGATCAGCTCCGTGGCCTGGGagaagagaaggagcagctgtg TGTGAAGTTATTAGAGAGTCAAAAGAAAATGGAGGAGTGGGTGATGCAGGTCAAAAGAAGCCATGAAGAAAGGCAGCTCCTGCACAAAGAAAACGATCAGCTGAGGAAGGACCTCCGTGCACTCCGAAATCAACTCAGCAACGCCACAATTCTGGGGACAAAGCAGGAAGCTGGTTGTGTGGGGAAGCCGCTTCTCAAGCCACAGGCTCCTGCAGGGGACATGGGCAGTGAGGTGAATCAGGAGAAAAGGCCTCCCAAAGAAGACTCCCCCTGCACAAAGGAAACG TACCCATTTGGAGACAGACTCCTGCAGGAGCAGCGGCAGCAAGACCTTCAGCAGCTCCGGCAGGACTTCCGTCGGGTTCAGACCCTGTGCAATTCTGCCGAGAAGGAGCTGAGGTACGAAAGGGAGAAGAACCTGGAGCTGACCAAGCACACTGCCCTGCTCCAGCAAGAAAACACTACG GTTAAAGCCGAATGGAGGCAGGCACAAGTGAAGCTGTCTGAGTCCAATAAGGAGTGTGCCTCGCTCACCTCTCAGTGCGAGCAGAGCCACCAGAAGGTCCGAGAACTGGAGCTGGAGCTGCTCAAGCACTCGCAGGCCCTGAAGCAGCGGAGTGGTTTGCAGGAGAAGCTGAGCCTGGAGAAGACCAGAGCGGCCGAGGCTGAGAGTAGG GTTCTGGAGCTGCAATGTAAGCTGAAGGAGTGCTGCCATCGGTTGAGGCTTTCAGAGATCCAGATCTTGGAACAGAAGCAACTAGAAGAGTATATAAAGCAGGCCAGAGAAAATGAAGAGAAGGCAGAGCAGCAGTTTCAAGAAGAGCAACGGAAGAG taAACTCCTTGACCAGCAGGTGGAAGAACTTCAGCAGCAGCTCAGGCATGCTTTTGAGAAAGAGGCGCAGATGACGGAGCTGCAGGTCCAGTGCCAGCAGCAAAGGACCCAACTGCAGGTcttggaagaagagaaaaaaactcTCTCCAATGAG